From one Lolium rigidum isolate FL_2022 chromosome 4, APGP_CSIRO_Lrig_0.1, whole genome shotgun sequence genomic stretch:
- the LOC124708517 gene encoding uncharacterized protein LOC124708517, translated as MISILAQERLLGFALGSVSMGGFVLHQRRAIYRSLADADQASGAPSFSYQTSETTARRGSAELAHVWNKAVDETLGRLVVYLSSRGW; from the exons ATGATCAGCATCCTCGCGCAG GAGCGCCTCCTCGGGTTCGCCCTGGGCTCCGTCTCCATGGGTGGCTTCGTCCTCCACCAGCGCCGCGCCATCTACCGCTCCCTTGCCGACGCCGACCAGGCCTCTGGGGCCCCGTCCTTCTCCTATCAG ACAAGTGAAACCACTGCTAGAAGGGGCTCAGCTGAATTGGCTCACGTATGGAACAAGGCAGTTGACGAGACCCttggccggcttgttgtgtatctTAGCTCTCGTGGATGGTAA